The Arthrobacter sp. NicSoilC5 genome has a window encoding:
- a CDS encoding amino acid ABC transporter ATP-binding protein — protein sequence MTTHVPGDALVSLNAVNKHYGQLHVLKDINLQVRKGEVVVVIGPSGSGKSTLCRAINRLETIEGGTISIDGKVLPEEGKELAQLRADVGMVFQSFNLFAHKTILENVTLGPIKVKGVSKAAAEKDAMALLERVGVGHQAPKLPAQLSGGQQQRVAIARALAMKPKVMLFDEPTSALDPEMINEVLDVMVQLAKEGMTMIVVTHEMGFARKAADRVVFMADGQIVEDATPEEFFTNPKSDRAKDFLSKLLTH from the coding sequence GCGATGCTCTCGTCTCCCTGAACGCCGTTAACAAGCATTACGGCCAGCTGCACGTTTTGAAGGACATCAACCTCCAGGTCCGCAAGGGCGAGGTTGTTGTGGTCATCGGGCCCTCCGGCTCCGGTAAGTCCACCCTCTGCCGGGCAATCAACCGCCTGGAAACCATCGAGGGCGGAACCATCAGCATCGACGGGAAAGTCCTCCCCGAGGAAGGCAAGGAACTCGCACAGCTCCGCGCCGACGTCGGAATGGTCTTCCAGTCGTTCAACCTGTTCGCGCACAAGACCATCCTTGAAAACGTCACCCTGGGGCCGATCAAGGTCAAAGGTGTTTCCAAGGCGGCAGCGGAAAAGGACGCCATGGCGCTCCTGGAACGCGTGGGCGTGGGCCACCAGGCTCCCAAGCTGCCGGCCCAGCTCTCGGGCGGCCAGCAGCAGCGCGTTGCGATCGCCCGCGCCTTGGCAATGAAGCCGAAGGTGATGCTGTTCGACGAGCCCACGTCAGCGCTGGACCCCGAAATGATCAACGAGGTCCTGGACGTCATGGTCCAGCTCGCCAAGGAAGGCATGACCATGATCGTGGTCACCCACGAGATGGGCTTCGCCCGCAAGGCGGCCGATCGTGTGGTCTTCATGGCGGACGGCCAGATCGTGGAGGACGCCACCCCGGAGGAGTTCTTCACCAACCCGAAGAGTGACCGGGCCAAGGACTTCCTGTCCAAGCTCCTCACCCACTGA
- a CDS encoding glutamate ABC transporter substrate-binding protein, whose amino-acid sequence MKAFMSRRKSFVVAATAALALSLSACGGGDSGGSSNPSPVEKPSFAAGTTMAKLSSAGTIKIGTKFDQPLFGQVGLDGKPVGFDVEMGKLIAAKLGIPADKIEWSETVSANREPFIEQGKVDLVIATYTISDKRKQVVDFAGPYYEAGQALMVNKDNDTIKKPEDVKGKKVCSVTGSTPAATIVDKYGAELVPAATYSACLEPLRNKQVEAVTTDNVILAGFVDKEPDAFKLASDETFTKEPYGIGLKKGDTEFRNWINDQLESFEKDGSYKKAWEATAGSVIKTAPSLPAINRY is encoded by the coding sequence ATGAAGGCATTTATGTCCCGGCGAAAGTCCTTCGTCGTGGCGGCTACCGCTGCCCTCGCACTGTCACTGAGCGCCTGCGGCGGTGGAGACTCAGGCGGCTCCAGCAACCCGAGCCCCGTTGAGAAGCCGTCGTTCGCTGCCGGAACCACCATGGCGAAGCTGTCCTCCGCCGGCACCATCAAGATCGGCACCAAGTTCGACCAGCCGCTGTTCGGCCAGGTGGGCCTGGACGGCAAGCCCGTAGGTTTCGACGTTGAAATGGGCAAGCTGATCGCCGCCAAGCTGGGCATCCCCGCAGACAAGATCGAATGGTCCGAGACCGTTTCGGCCAACCGCGAGCCCTTCATCGAGCAGGGCAAGGTTGACCTGGTCATCGCCACGTACACCATCAGCGACAAGCGCAAGCAGGTTGTGGACTTCGCCGGCCCTTACTACGAAGCCGGCCAGGCCCTCATGGTGAACAAGGACAACGACACCATCAAGAAGCCCGAGGACGTCAAGGGCAAGAAGGTCTGCTCCGTCACCGGTTCCACCCCGGCCGCCACGATTGTGGACAAGTACGGCGCCGAGCTCGTCCCGGCCGCCACCTATTCTGCCTGCCTGGAGCCGCTGCGCAACAAGCAGGTTGAAGCCGTGACCACTGACAACGTGATCCTCGCCGGCTTCGTTGACAAGGAGCCGGACGCCTTCAAGCTCGCTTCCGACGAGACCTTCACCAAGGAGCCTTACGGCATCGGCCTGAAGAAGGGCGACACCGAGTTCCGCAACTGGATCAACGACCAGCTCGAATCCTTCGAAAAGGACGGCTCCTACAAGAAGGCCTGGGAAGCCACTGCGGGTTCGGTCATTAAGACCGCCCCCAGCCTCCCGGCCATCAACCGTTACTGA
- a CDS encoding ABC transporter permease subunit, with amino-acid sequence MDVIFENLPLYWEGFLRTLFLSVVSGIFALILGTLLAAARVSPVAALRGFSTVYVEVLRNTPLTIAFFFAAVVLPRIGVKFEQFEIAAIIALSTYTAAFIAEAVRSGVNSVPVGQAEAARSIGMKFGQVLSLIILPQALRTVIPPLINILIALVKNSSVAGAFFVLELFGYGRQLANANGDAVITVLLGTAFFYLLLTVPLGILANTVERKVAIAR; translated from the coding sequence ATGGACGTCATCTTTGAAAACCTGCCCCTGTACTGGGAGGGTTTTCTCCGCACTCTTTTTCTCTCCGTTGTCTCCGGCATTTTCGCGTTGATCCTTGGCACCTTGCTTGCCGCGGCACGCGTCTCCCCGGTCGCAGCGCTTCGCGGTTTCAGCACCGTGTATGTGGAAGTCCTCCGCAACACGCCGCTGACCATCGCATTCTTCTTCGCAGCGGTGGTGCTCCCCCGGATCGGGGTCAAGTTCGAGCAGTTCGAGATCGCCGCAATCATTGCCCTCAGCACCTACACCGCCGCGTTCATCGCCGAAGCTGTCCGCTCGGGCGTCAACAGCGTGCCTGTGGGCCAGGCCGAAGCCGCACGCAGCATCGGCATGAAGTTCGGCCAGGTTCTCTCGCTCATCATCCTTCCCCAGGCACTGCGCACGGTGATCCCGCCGCTGATCAACATCCTGATCGCCCTGGTCAAAAACTCCTCGGTGGCCGGTGCCTTCTTCGTCCTGGAACTGTTCGGTTACGGCCGCCAGCTGGCCAACGCCAACGGTGACGCCGTGATCACGGTCCTGCTGGGCACGGCGTTCTTCTATCTGCTCCTCACCGTTCCGCTGGGAATCCTCGCCAACACGGTGGAACGAAAGGTGGCGATTGCCCGATGA
- a CDS encoding ABC transporter permease subunit (The N-terminal region of this protein, as described by TIGR01726, is a three transmembrane segment that identifies a subfamily of ABC transporter permease subunits, which specificities that include histidine, arginine, glutamine, glutamate, L-cystine (sic), the opines (in Agrobacterium) octopine and nopaline, etc.) — MSSVLYDVPGPKARRVSLIASIIGGLLILGLLAWVVLTLSQQGIFEARRWQIFTRADVWRLLGNGLGSTLSAAALAAVIAFPLGLLLCLLRISDAAAIRVPMRVILEFLRGMPVVLMMLFILLGFGTSAFVAVVAGLVLYNAAVFAEIIRAGIQSLPKGQREAGLAIGLTSYKSRMLIELPQAIRRMMPSLVAQMVVLLKDTSLGYIVAYGELLRAVQVMADFLGTQYLFPIFFVAAAIYIAINISVSRLAVWIERRGSKKAAGGTAKAEPDVLEAAAP; from the coding sequence ATGAGTTCCGTTCTCTACGACGTCCCGGGTCCCAAGGCCCGCCGGGTCTCCCTCATTGCCTCCATCATTGGCGGCCTGCTGATTCTTGGCCTGCTGGCCTGGGTTGTCCTGACCCTTTCCCAGCAGGGCATCTTCGAAGCCCGCCGCTGGCAGATCTTCACCCGTGCCGATGTTTGGCGCCTCCTCGGCAACGGGCTGGGATCCACCCTCTCGGCAGCGGCACTTGCCGCAGTCATCGCGTTCCCGCTGGGCCTGCTGCTGTGCCTCCTGCGCATTTCGGACGCCGCCGCCATCCGGGTACCCATGCGGGTCATCCTGGAGTTCCTGCGCGGCATGCCCGTGGTCCTGATGATGCTATTCATCCTCCTGGGCTTCGGCACCTCCGCGTTCGTCGCCGTGGTGGCCGGCCTGGTGCTGTACAACGCGGCGGTCTTTGCCGAAATCATCCGGGCCGGTATCCAGTCCCTCCCGAAGGGGCAGCGCGAAGCCGGCCTGGCCATCGGCCTGACCAGCTACAAGTCGCGCATGCTGATCGAACTGCCGCAGGCAATCCGCCGCATGATGCCCTCGCTCGTTGCGCAGATGGTGGTTCTGTTGAAGGACACTTCGCTGGGCTACATCGTGGCGTACGGCGAGCTGCTGCGGGCCGTCCAGGTCATGGCGGACTTCCTGGGTACCCAGTACCTGTTCCCCATCTTCTTTGTGGCGGCGGCCATCTACATCGCCATCAACATCTCGGTTTCACGGCTTGCCGTATGGATCGAGCGCCGCGGCTCCAAAAAGGCGGCCGGCGGCACGGCGAAGGCCGAACCCGACGTCCTGGAAGCTGCGGCTCCCTAG
- the dapE gene encoding succinyl-diaminopimelate desuccinylase: MTAETAPESSVSTLDLHQDVALLTAALMDINSVSGNEKQLADAVEAALRGIPQLTVVRDGDAIVARTELGRAERVILAGHLDTVPLPLTEGSRGTVPSSWESGVPGEGVLYGRGATDMKGGVAVQLALAARMFDGGAQPKRDVTFVFYDHEEVEAVKSGLGRLVRNHGDLLQGDFAILLEPTDGTVEGGCNGTSRFEASTAGEAAHSARAWMGSNAIHAAAPILARLASYEPRTINVDGLDYRESLNAVKINGGTAGNVIPDRCVVEINYRFAPDKTPDQAEAHVRELLAGFDVVRTDAAAGARPGLQHPAAASFIAAVGAEPKPKYGWTDVARFSELGIPAVNFGPGDALLAHKDNEHVHADAVRKCLAALQSWLAG, encoded by the coding sequence GTGACTGCTGAAACCGCCCCCGAATCTTCCGTGTCCACCCTTGACCTGCACCAGGACGTTGCGCTGCTGACCGCGGCACTCATGGACATCAACAGCGTGTCGGGCAATGAGAAGCAGCTCGCGGACGCCGTCGAAGCCGCATTGCGGGGGATTCCCCAGCTCACGGTGGTGCGCGACGGTGACGCCATCGTCGCCCGCACCGAACTGGGCCGCGCCGAACGGGTCATCCTCGCCGGCCACCTGGACACGGTTCCGTTGCCCCTGACCGAAGGTTCCAGGGGCACTGTCCCGTCCAGCTGGGAATCCGGCGTTCCGGGTGAAGGCGTCCTCTATGGCCGCGGAGCCACCGACATGAAGGGCGGCGTGGCGGTCCAGCTGGCGCTGGCAGCACGAATGTTCGACGGCGGCGCGCAGCCCAAGCGGGACGTCACCTTCGTGTTCTACGACCATGAGGAAGTGGAGGCGGTCAAGAGCGGCCTGGGACGCCTGGTCCGCAACCACGGAGACCTGCTGCAAGGAGATTTCGCCATCCTGCTGGAGCCTACGGATGGCACGGTGGAGGGCGGCTGCAACGGCACCAGCCGGTTCGAGGCCAGCACGGCGGGCGAGGCCGCACACTCGGCGCGGGCATGGATGGGCAGCAACGCCATCCACGCAGCAGCCCCCATCCTGGCCCGCCTGGCATCCTACGAACCGCGGACGATCAACGTTGACGGGCTGGACTACCGGGAAAGCCTCAACGCGGTAAAGATCAACGGCGGCACCGCCGGCAATGTCATCCCGGACCGCTGTGTGGTGGAAATCAACTACCGGTTCGCCCCGGACAAGACGCCGGACCAGGCAGAAGCCCACGTCCGGGAACTGCTGGCGGGCTTCGACGTGGTCCGCACTGATGCCGCCGCGGGAGCGCGTCCTGGCCTGCAGCACCCGGCTGCCGCCTCCTTCATTGCCGCCGTGGGAGCCGAGCCCAAGCCCAAATACGGCTGGACCGACGTCGCCCGCTTCAGCGAGCTGGGCATCCCCGCGGTGAACTTCGGCCCGGGCGATGCGCTGCTGGCGCACAAGGACAACGAGCACGTCCACGCTGATGCCGTCCGCAAATGCCTCGCCGCGCTGCAAAGCTGGCTCGCCGGCTGA
- the dapD gene encoding 2,3,4,5-tetrahydropyridine-2,6-dicarboxylate N-succinyltransferase — protein sequence MTETASSAVPETLTSNTEDRSAYGFGVATIATTGSDTTVLDVWFPAPALGVAAEDLRSVENADEALTAIAENGADQDRGTEQKVVFVQINLDEAPADTADAYLRLHLLSHRLVQPNTINLDGIFAKLPNVVWTNFGPAAVEGFELTRARLRRRGAVTVYGIDKFPRMVDYVVPSGVRIADADRVRLGAHLAAGTTVMHEGFVNFNAGTLGTSMVEGRISAGVVTGDGSDVGGGASIMGTLSGGGKEKITIGERVLLGANSGVGISIGDDSVVEAGLYVTAGTRVRVPGPKDEVGEDTTRIVKAAELSGVPNLLFRRNSTTGAVEALPRKGQTVELNDALHAN from the coding sequence ATGACTGAGACTGCTTCCTCCGCCGTGCCCGAAACCCTGACCTCCAACACTGAAGACCGTTCCGCCTATGGCTTTGGTGTGGCCACCATCGCCACCACCGGCAGCGACACCACGGTCCTGGACGTCTGGTTCCCGGCACCGGCACTCGGTGTTGCGGCCGAGGACCTCCGCTCGGTGGAAAACGCCGACGAAGCCCTGACCGCCATCGCTGAGAACGGCGCAGACCAGGACCGCGGCACGGAGCAGAAGGTGGTCTTTGTCCAGATCAACCTCGACGAAGCCCCCGCCGACACCGCGGACGCCTACCTCCGCCTGCACCTTCTCTCGCACCGCCTGGTCCAGCCCAACACCATTAACCTGGACGGCATCTTCGCCAAGCTCCCCAACGTCGTGTGGACCAATTTCGGCCCCGCCGCCGTCGAGGGCTTTGAACTGACGCGCGCCAGGCTGCGCCGGCGGGGCGCTGTCACCGTCTACGGCATCGACAAGTTCCCGCGCATGGTGGACTATGTGGTCCCCAGCGGGGTCAGGATTGCCGACGCCGACAGGGTGCGCCTGGGTGCGCACCTCGCCGCCGGCACCACCGTCATGCACGAGGGCTTCGTGAACTTCAACGCCGGGACCCTGGGCACCTCCATGGTGGAGGGGCGCATCTCGGCGGGCGTCGTGACCGGGGACGGCAGCGACGTGGGTGGCGGCGCGTCCATCATGGGCACCCTGTCCGGCGGCGGCAAGGAAAAGATCACCATCGGCGAGCGGGTCCTGCTCGGGGCAAACTCAGGCGTGGGCATCAGCATCGGTGACGATTCGGTGGTGGAAGCCGGCCTCTACGTCACGGCGGGCACCCGCGTCCGCGTCCCGGGCCCCAAGGACGAGGTGGGCGAGGACACCACCAGGATCGTCAAGGCTGCCGAGCTTTCCGGCGTCCCCAACCTGCTGTTCCGCCGCAACTCCACCACGGGCGCGGTGGAGGCTCTCCCCCGCAAGGGCCAGACCGTGGAACTGAACGACGCCCTGCACGCCAACTAG